One Corynebacterium tuberculostearicum DNA window includes the following coding sequences:
- the rfbB gene encoding dTDP-glucose 4,6-dehydratase, with translation MQTMLVTGGAGFIGANFVRLICQARPDTRVTVLDKLTYAGNRANLAGLDIDLVEGDIADPATVEPLVAAADVVVHFAAESHNDNSLRDPSPFIHTNLVGTFTLLEACRKHDTRLHHVSTDEVFGDLEIGADTKFTEETAYAPSSPYSATKAGSDHLVRAWVRSFGLRATISNCSNNYGPYQHIEKFIPRQITNILSGHTPKLYGTGEQVRDWIHVDDHNEAVLAILERGRIGETYNIGADQEDINNKQVIELICEIMGHTRNGRALYEHVADRPGHDQRYAMDATKLRRELGWTPRFTDIRAGLEDTIAWYRDNEGWWKPEKEDVEARYKQQGQ, from the coding sequence ATGCAAACGATGCTCGTCACTGGCGGCGCCGGTTTTATCGGCGCCAATTTCGTGCGCCTAATATGCCAAGCGCGCCCCGATACCCGCGTTACGGTGCTCGATAAGCTCACCTACGCCGGAAACCGCGCCAACCTCGCCGGCCTCGATATCGACCTCGTGGAGGGGGATATCGCCGATCCCGCCACCGTAGAACCGCTCGTCGCCGCTGCGGATGTAGTGGTTCATTTTGCCGCCGAGTCCCATAACGACAATTCTTTGCGCGACCCCTCGCCCTTCATCCACACGAACCTCGTAGGCACATTCACCCTTCTGGAAGCCTGCCGGAAGCACGATACCCGCCTCCACCATGTCTCCACTGACGAGGTTTTCGGAGATCTGGAAATCGGGGCAGACACCAAGTTTACTGAGGAGACCGCCTACGCTCCCTCCAGCCCGTACTCAGCCACCAAGGCGGGGTCTGACCACCTCGTGCGGGCATGGGTGCGTTCTTTCGGACTGCGAGCCACCATCTCAAACTGCTCCAATAATTACGGGCCTTACCAGCACATCGAGAAGTTCATTCCCCGCCAAATCACCAATATCCTCTCTGGACACACGCCCAAGCTCTATGGCACGGGCGAGCAGGTGCGCGATTGGATCCACGTCGATGACCACAACGAAGCGGTGCTCGCCATCCTCGAGCGGGGCCGCATCGGCGAGACCTACAATATCGGCGCGGACCAGGAAGATATTAATAATAAGCAGGTCATTGAGCTGATCTGTGAAATCATGGGCCATACCCGCAATGGGCGCGCACTCTATGAGCACGTGGCGGACCGCCCCGGCCACGACCAGCGTTATGCCATGGACGCCACCAAGCTGCGCCGCGAGCTGGGATGGACCCCGCGGTTCACGGATATCCGCGCCGGTCTCGAAGACACCATCGCGTGGTACCGCGATAACGAAGGCTGGTGGAAGCCCGAGAAAGAAGACGTGGAAGCCCGCTACAAGCAGCAAGGACAGTAG
- a CDS encoding S-(hydroxymethyl)mycothiol dehydrogenase translates to MTVKAVIARSKGAEVETVNIVVPDPGPNDVIVRVQACGVCHTDLAYRDGDIEDAFPFLLGHEAAGVVETVGSAVTHVEEGDFVILNWRAVCGECRACKKGEPKYCFNTHNASKKMTLEDGTELTPALGIGSFAEKTLVHEGQCTKVEDTDPAAAGLLGCGIMAGLGAAVNTGDIQLGESVAVFGCGGVGMAAIAGAKLASAAKIIAVDIDESKLETAREFGATDTICSKDLSEQEVIDAVRELTGGFGTDVSIDAVGIQPTWRQAFYSRDHAGRMVMVGVPNLTDHVDIPAIDLYGRGGSIKPAWYGDCLPERDFPAYVALSKAGNFPLDKFVSERIALDDVEQAFTTMKSGKVLRSVVEF, encoded by the coding sequence ATGACTGTAAAAGCTGTTATCGCCCGTTCCAAGGGTGCGGAAGTCGAAACCGTCAACATTGTCGTTCCTGACCCCGGCCCTAACGATGTCATCGTGCGCGTCCAGGCCTGCGGTGTGTGCCACACCGACCTTGCTTACCGCGATGGCGATATTGAAGACGCCTTCCCTTTCCTGCTCGGCCACGAGGCCGCAGGCGTAGTAGAGACCGTAGGTTCTGCGGTCACCCACGTGGAGGAAGGCGACTTCGTCATTTTGAACTGGCGCGCCGTGTGCGGCGAGTGCCGCGCCTGCAAGAAGGGCGAGCCAAAGTACTGCTTCAATACCCACAACGCCTCCAAGAAGATGACCCTCGAGGACGGCACCGAGCTCACCCCTGCGCTGGGCATCGGTTCCTTCGCTGAGAAGACCCTGGTCCACGAGGGCCAGTGCACCAAGGTGGAAGACACCGACCCGGCTGCCGCTGGCCTGCTGGGCTGCGGCATCATGGCGGGCCTCGGCGCGGCCGTGAATACCGGCGATATCCAGCTCGGCGAGTCCGTCGCTGTCTTTGGTTGCGGCGGCGTTGGCATGGCTGCCATTGCGGGTGCCAAGCTGGCGAGCGCGGCAAAGATCATTGCCGTGGACATCGACGAGTCCAAGCTGGAGACCGCCCGCGAGTTCGGCGCGACCGACACCATCTGCTCCAAGGACCTTTCGGAGCAGGAGGTTATTGACGCCGTCCGCGAGCTCACCGGAGGCTTTGGCACCGATGTCTCTATCGACGCCGTGGGCATTCAGCCCACTTGGCGCCAGGCCTTCTACTCCCGCGACCACGCCGGCCGCATGGTCATGGTGGGCGTGCCGAACCTCACCGACCACGTGGATATCCCGGCCATCGACCTCTACGGCCGCGGCGGTTCTATTAAGCCCGCGTGGTACGGCGATTGCCTCCCAGAGCGCGATTTCCCCGCTTATGTGGCGCTGTCTAAGGCCGGCAACTTCCCGCTGGATAAGTTCGTCTCCGAGCGCATTGCGCTTGACGACGTCGAGCAGGCCTTTACCACCATGAAGTCCGGCAAGGTTCTACGTTCGGTGGTGGAGTTCTAA
- a CDS encoding MBL fold metallo-hydrolase: MRIDSTVTSGKFRLDGGEWDVDNNVYVVGDDSSVYVVDPSHDLDAVAELVGDRRVEGILLTHAHNDHCELAPEAAKRFDTEVYLHPDDDMLWQESNGDAPYTPLADRGQFDIGGEKITVYHTPGHSPGCVVLHVGETLLSGDTLFNGGPGATGRKYSDFDVIIESLKNVVFTLPEDTKVLPGHGDATTVGAEAARIDEYIERGY, from the coding sequence ATGCGTATCGATAGCACGGTTACTTCTGGCAAGTTCCGCCTCGATGGCGGCGAGTGGGACGTGGACAATAACGTCTACGTCGTGGGCGATGACTCCAGCGTGTACGTGGTGGACCCCTCCCACGATCTGGATGCGGTAGCAGAGCTCGTTGGCGATCGTCGCGTGGAAGGCATCTTGCTCACCCACGCGCACAATGACCATTGCGAGCTCGCCCCCGAGGCCGCCAAGCGCTTCGACACCGAGGTCTACCTGCACCCGGACGATGACATGCTGTGGCAGGAGTCCAATGGTGATGCTCCGTACACGCCATTGGCGGACCGCGGTCAGTTCGATATTGGCGGCGAGAAGATCACGGTCTACCACACCCCGGGCCACTCGCCGGGCTGCGTGGTGTTGCACGTGGGCGAGACGCTGTTGTCGGGCGATACGCTCTTCAACGGCGGCCCTGGTGCCACCGGCCGCAAGTACTCCGACTTCGATGTGATCATCGAGTCGCTGAAGAACGTCGTCTTCACCCTGCCGGAGGACACCAAGGTCCTGCCAGGGCATGGCGACGCCACCACGGTGGGCGCGGAGGCCGCGCGCATCGACGAATACATCGAGCGCGGCTACTAG
- a CDS encoding GDSL-type esterase/lipase family protein translates to MKSLQLKVLSVVASALAVVGVAVAPQATAAERNLVAFGDSVLADPDAGSYLAHRYAPSKGVGVDCPTSNNYAKRAGAKLRLPVRDFSCSGAVSMSRGPQIFQQVDAAIRTGALSPATNRVVITTGFNDTYNHRDMSLPQIRKEFADRTAPQIERIKRAAPNARVQIVGYPTIGTGPYYCLFHFGPRPADSTFLPGIQDFENKAQWMQVDLAARTGVQFLDLKPSTRNNGMCADANQRMWAGLVDFTAGDGNLPIHMNQRGHEHAANVIAHS, encoded by the coding sequence ATGAAATCTCTGCAGCTCAAAGTCCTCTCCGTGGTGGCGTCCGCGCTGGCCGTCGTAGGCGTGGCTGTCGCACCGCAGGCCACCGCCGCGGAGCGCAACCTGGTAGCCTTCGGCGATTCCGTCTTGGCGGATCCAGACGCCGGCTCCTACCTCGCTCACCGCTACGCCCCCTCTAAAGGTGTGGGCGTAGATTGCCCGACCTCTAATAATTACGCCAAGCGCGCCGGCGCCAAGCTGCGCCTTCCGGTGCGGGACTTCTCCTGCTCCGGCGCCGTGTCCATGTCCCGCGGCCCGCAGATCTTCCAGCAGGTGGATGCGGCCATCCGTACCGGCGCGCTGAGCCCGGCCACTAACCGCGTGGTCATCACCACCGGCTTTAATGACACCTACAACCACCGCGATATGAGCCTGCCGCAGATTCGCAAGGAGTTCGCGGACCGCACCGCCCCGCAGATCGAGCGCATTAAGCGCGCTGCCCCGAACGCTCGCGTCCAGATCGTGGGATACCCCACCATCGGCACCGGCCCTTATTACTGCCTCTTCCACTTCGGTCCGCGCCCGGCCGATTCTACCTTCCTGCCGGGCATCCAAGACTTTGAGAATAAGGCGCAGTGGATGCAGGTGGACTTGGCGGCGCGCACCGGCGTGCAGTTCCTGGATCTGAAGCCCTCTACCCGCAATAACGGCATGTGCGCCGATGCAAACCAGCGCATGTGGGCTGGTCTGGTGGACTTTACTGCTGGCGACGGCAACCTGCCCATCCATATGAACCAGCGTGGTCACGAGCATGCGGCCAACGTCATCGCCCACTCTTAA
- a CDS encoding DNA polymerase III subunit delta' — protein MNTGSVAQRLADTPGVARTILDAARAARGMAGADPRAMSHSWLFTGPPGSGRSLAALDFAAALMCTDPEEPGCGRCEACQAVLGAKQHTDLVLVDPQEVIIPVDTVREVIGRAASLPTVAPWRVVIFNNADRLTNNGANALLKTVEEPPARTVIIMCAPSDAPEDFSQTLRSRCRHLYIPSPSVESITAQLVSEGASDHDAHLAALTSLRHVGRARRLVNDPAVQKRRAVAINLAEEVFHGSQGFQAVTSLLKLVDSEAKESHKEQEEAELAKLEQTLGVGAKGKGAAKAQRDARSAIKDLQEQHKKRAKRRVIDNLDLVLIDLSGVYRDALMQKVGAQVDLTHPDFAGLSGELAQRVSEEGLLDCQAAITLCREQLTQNVGTQIAFDGLVGRLRRACL, from the coding sequence GTGAATACCGGAAGCGTTGCGCAAAGATTGGCAGATACCCCAGGTGTGGCCCGCACCATTCTGGATGCCGCCCGGGCTGCGCGGGGGATGGCGGGGGCAGATCCGCGGGCGATGAGCCATTCCTGGCTATTTACCGGCCCGCCGGGTTCCGGCCGTTCCCTGGCCGCGCTCGATTTTGCGGCCGCGCTCATGTGTACGGACCCGGAGGAGCCGGGCTGCGGCCGGTGCGAGGCCTGCCAGGCGGTGTTGGGTGCTAAGCAGCATACTGACTTGGTGCTGGTGGATCCGCAGGAAGTCATCATTCCGGTGGATACGGTGCGCGAGGTTATCGGCCGTGCTGCCAGCCTGCCCACGGTGGCGCCGTGGCGCGTGGTGATCTTTAACAATGCCGACCGCCTTACTAACAACGGTGCGAACGCCCTGCTCAAGACGGTGGAGGAGCCGCCGGCGCGCACTGTGATTATTATGTGTGCTCCTTCCGACGCACCCGAGGACTTCTCCCAGACCCTCCGCTCGCGCTGCCGCCACCTCTACATCCCCTCCCCGTCGGTGGAGAGCATTACCGCCCAGCTGGTCAGCGAGGGCGCCTCGGATCACGACGCCCACTTGGCCGCCCTCACCTCCCTCCGCCACGTCGGCCGGGCACGGCGCCTAGTCAACGACCCGGCGGTGCAAAAGCGCCGCGCCGTGGCCATCAACCTGGCAGAAGAGGTCTTCCATGGCTCCCAAGGCTTTCAGGCGGTGACCTCGCTGCTGAAATTGGTCGATTCAGAGGCGAAGGAATCGCATAAGGAACAGGAAGAAGCCGAACTGGCGAAGCTGGAGCAGACCCTCGGCGTCGGTGCGAAGGGCAAGGGTGCGGCCAAGGCACAGCGCGACGCCCGATCCGCCATCAAGGATCTTCAGGAGCAGCACAAGAAGCGGGCGAAGCGCCGAGTAATCGACAACTTGGATTTAGTACTTATCGATCTCTCTGGCGTATACCGCGATGCGCTCATGCAGAAGGTCGGCGCGCAGGTGGATCTGACTCATCCGGACTTCGCTGGTCTTTCTGGCGAGCTCGCGCAGCGGGTGAGCGAGGAAGGCCTGCTGGACTGCCAAGCGGCCATCACCTTATGCCGCGAACAGCTGACGCAAAACGTCGGCACGCAAATTGCCTTTGATGGGCTGGTGGGCCGCCTGCGCCGCGCGTGCCTATAG
- a CDS encoding HNH endonuclease signature motif containing protein yields the protein MQTTKHAEIDSAIAQVATGLTQLRSLMQDPSDLSFELLHPHFEHLERALGNKSAIDAAFAFIADRDDAGRRVGSSKAKDYLTTRLGLTDAEAAARLRNGRNLFAPIPDPEPTPPADPDADEAARARAEEESRRRADRERREEEKRRKKLFEEDPIPERILNLIENELRSLSKYAIPGPSELRNQALEQAKRRSFDSLREWLRKAIRKANKHALNPAGEPDPHAATRKRRFSISRQDADGGVHISGYLDASAAAILASAFAPAKNKGSADLSPEDDTRTYAQRMADQLTAALSSYLSATQKNSDGLGSFFVATTLEELEAMGGDTRFATSTGIELTPLDLLRLGGARHDFFCAVDDKGFPLELGRTKRTASLWQKLALAASELVCTHPECNRPWQDCDVHHLQAWSHGGATDLKNLTLLCRRHHVDNNDYRDGRNGMGHAERDPDTCRVGYRAAHTDGLSPTVEVNDHPAAEQAPARKLTDPPSPPPSPPGAA from the coding sequence ATGCAGACCACCAAGCATGCGGAGATAGACTCCGCCATCGCACAGGTTGCCACTGGGCTCACCCAGCTGCGCAGCCTCATGCAAGATCCCTCCGATCTGTCCTTCGAGCTTCTTCATCCACATTTTGAACACTTGGAGCGGGCGTTAGGAAATAAGTCCGCCATCGATGCCGCCTTTGCTTTCATTGCAGACCGCGATGACGCCGGCCGCCGCGTTGGTTCTTCCAAGGCCAAGGACTACCTGACCACGCGCCTAGGCCTTACCGATGCCGAGGCCGCCGCCCGCCTCCGCAATGGACGCAACCTCTTCGCACCCATCCCCGATCCGGAGCCCACTCCCCCTGCGGACCCCGATGCGGACGAGGCCGCACGCGCCCGAGCCGAGGAGGAATCCCGCCGCCGCGCCGACCGCGAACGCCGCGAGGAGGAGAAGCGCCGCAAGAAGCTCTTTGAGGAAGATCCTATTCCCGAGCGCATCCTCAACCTCATCGAAAACGAGCTGCGCAGCCTCAGCAAGTACGCTATCCCCGGCCCGAGCGAACTGCGCAACCAGGCTCTCGAGCAGGCCAAGCGTCGTTCCTTCGATTCCCTGCGCGAGTGGCTGCGCAAGGCCATCCGCAAAGCGAATAAGCACGCTCTCAACCCAGCAGGCGAGCCCGACCCACACGCCGCTACCCGCAAGCGCCGCTTTAGCATCTCCCGCCAAGACGCTGACGGCGGCGTGCACATCTCCGGCTACCTAGACGCCTCCGCAGCTGCCATCCTCGCCAGCGCCTTCGCGCCCGCAAAGAATAAGGGCAGCGCGGACCTCAGCCCCGAGGACGATACCCGCACCTATGCCCAACGCATGGCGGACCAACTAACCGCTGCCCTGTCGAGCTACCTTTCCGCCACCCAAAAGAACTCCGACGGCCTCGGTTCCTTCTTCGTCGCCACCACATTGGAAGAACTGGAGGCAATGGGCGGCGATACCCGCTTCGCCACCAGTACCGGCATCGAGCTCACCCCGCTCGACCTTCTCCGTCTCGGCGGCGCGCGACACGATTTCTTCTGTGCCGTGGACGACAAGGGCTTCCCCCTCGAGCTTGGCCGCACCAAGCGCACCGCGTCCCTTTGGCAGAAGCTCGCCCTCGCGGCCTCCGAACTTGTCTGCACCCACCCAGAATGCAACCGCCCGTGGCAGGACTGCGACGTCCACCACCTCCAGGCCTGGTCCCACGGCGGCGCCACCGACCTCAAGAACCTCACTCTCCTGTGCCGCCGGCACCACGTAGACAATAACGACTACCGCGATGGCCGCAATGGAATGGGACACGCCGAACGAGACCCCGACACGTGCCGGGTAGGCTATCGGGCCGCCCACACCGACGGCTTATCGCCCACCGTGGAGGTCAACGACCACCCCGCCGCGGAACAAGCCCCGGCCCGCAAGCTCACGGATCCGCCCTCGCCACCGCCGTCACCCCCGGGCGCGGCCTGA
- a CDS encoding AMP-binding protein, with translation MNFSDFTFHAAALGRFVPALLNAGLVSHQGGAKAQLSLLPNLARYRFTTAREIEQGYLTCPERLALIDDDGTLTYRQLRTHTQGFARYLRSLDLPEIRLGVMARNGRGIIIPLGAKGYAGASIYLLNVGSSPEQLAGCIEENGINVLVVDDEFINRVDTDIPVIIAHDTGASDLPKLDKIVKTPPAATLPRFPKHGPIVLMSSGTTGIPKGIVRPEPTLPVVLASIVNTIPWRGDQRLQLTASIFHTWGWACINIALGLRNTIVTRRVFDAEQVLDDVQRYRLDGMISSPIFFKRLVERDPAGEFDTASLKFIASAGNALTPEVVKETNARFGAILCNVYGSTELALATTATMDQVAANPTIAGRVASGTKLRILDKEGHPVPRGEVGEIYLTNSTAMTGYTNPNLRLNKVDGLISIGDLGYIDEHDFLHVVGRADDMIIVGGENVHPQSVTEILEAMPGIHEVHAGGVEDSETFQRIAVWAVPTADATGKALTADAIRDWVRTKLADHSVPRDVHFMDKLPRNATGKVVPRLLKSHGDA, from the coding sequence GTGAATTTTTCTGATTTCACATTCCACGCTGCAGCCCTCGGCCGGTTCGTGCCGGCGCTTCTTAACGCTGGACTCGTCAGCCACCAAGGCGGCGCGAAGGCGCAGCTTAGTTTGCTACCTAACCTGGCCCGCTACCGCTTCACCACCGCGCGCGAGATCGAACAGGGCTACCTCACCTGCCCAGAGCGCCTGGCGCTTATCGACGACGACGGCACCCTCACCTACCGCCAGCTGCGCACCCACACGCAGGGCTTCGCCCGCTACCTCCGCTCGCTGGACCTGCCCGAAATCCGCCTCGGCGTCATGGCACGCAACGGCCGCGGCATCATCATTCCACTCGGTGCCAAAGGCTATGCGGGCGCTTCTATTTACCTGCTCAACGTTGGTTCCTCCCCGGAGCAGTTAGCGGGCTGCATCGAGGAAAACGGTATCAACGTGCTCGTGGTTGATGATGAGTTCATTAACCGCGTGGACACCGATATCCCCGTCATCATCGCGCACGATACCGGGGCAAGTGATCTGCCAAAGCTAGACAAAATTGTGAAGACTCCACCGGCCGCGACGCTGCCGCGATTCCCCAAGCACGGCCCGATCGTGCTCATGTCTTCCGGCACCACGGGCATTCCGAAGGGCATTGTGCGGCCGGAGCCAACCCTGCCGGTGGTACTGGCCTCCATCGTGAACACAATTCCGTGGCGCGGCGACCAACGCCTGCAACTGACCGCCTCTATCTTCCATACCTGGGGTTGGGCCTGCATCAATATTGCACTGGGCCTGCGCAATACCATTGTCACCCGCCGCGTATTCGACGCGGAGCAGGTGCTTGACGATGTCCAGCGCTACCGCCTCGATGGCATGATCTCCTCCCCCATCTTCTTCAAGCGCTTGGTGGAGCGGGATCCGGCCGGTGAGTTCGATACCGCGAGCTTGAAATTCATCGCCTCGGCCGGCAATGCGCTGACCCCGGAGGTGGTCAAGGAGACCAATGCGCGCTTCGGCGCGATCCTCTGCAATGTCTATGGCTCCACCGAGCTCGCGCTGGCGACGACCGCCACCATGGACCAGGTGGCCGCCAACCCCACCATCGCCGGACGCGTGGCCTCCGGCACGAAGCTGCGCATCCTCGATAAGGAAGGCCACCCGGTGCCGCGCGGCGAGGTGGGCGAGATTTATCTGACCAACTCCACCGCCATGACTGGCTATACCAACCCGAATCTGCGCCTCAATAAGGTGGACGGTCTCATTTCGATTGGGGACCTGGGCTATATCGATGAACACGACTTCCTGCACGTTGTCGGCCGCGCCGATGACATGATCATCGTCGGCGGCGAGAACGTCCATCCGCAGTCCGTCACCGAGATTCTCGAGGCCATGCCGGGCATCCATGAGGTCCACGCCGGCGGTGTTGAAGATAGCGAAACCTTCCAGCGCATCGCCGTGTGGGCAGTGCCTACTGCCGACGCCACCGGTAAGGCCCTGACCGCCGACGCCATCCGTGACTGGGTCCGCACCAAGCTCGCTGACCACTCCGTGCCGCGTGATGTGCACTTCATGGACAAGCTCCCACGCAATGCCACCGGCAAGGTGGTCCCGCGCCTGCTGAAAAGCCACGGGGACGCTTAA
- the rfbA gene encoding glucose-1-phosphate thymidylyltransferase RfbA: protein MKGIILAGGSGTRLYPITKGISKQLMPIYDKPMIYYPLTTLIQAGIREILIITTPEDAGAFQRLFGDGSQLGLMIDYALQPRPEGLAQAFLIGEEFIGDDSVALVLGDNIFHGFGGELAHCQDPEGGIIFAYEVSDPQRYGVVDFDAAGHALSIEEKPEVPRSNHAVVGLYFYDNSVVEIAKGIEPSGRGELEITAVNEEYLRRGELNVQRLHRGSVWLDTGTVDSMSEASAYVEVMQKRTGIVIGSPEVAAFEAGFIDRAQLEKLAEPLLKSGYGEYLRAY, encoded by the coding sequence ATGAAAGGCATCATCCTGGCCGGCGGTTCCGGCACGCGGCTCTACCCGATTACCAAGGGCATCTCGAAGCAGCTCATGCCCATTTATGACAAGCCGATGATTTATTACCCGCTCACCACGCTCATTCAGGCGGGTATTCGGGAAATCCTCATCATCACCACCCCGGAGGATGCGGGGGCCTTCCAGCGACTGTTTGGCGATGGATCGCAGCTCGGGCTCATGATCGATTACGCGCTCCAACCGCGGCCGGAGGGGCTCGCGCAGGCCTTTTTGATTGGCGAGGAATTTATTGGAGACGACAGCGTCGCGCTGGTGCTCGGCGATAATATCTTCCACGGCTTCGGCGGCGAGCTCGCCCACTGCCAAGATCCGGAGGGCGGCATCATCTTCGCCTACGAGGTCTCGGATCCGCAGCGCTATGGCGTTGTGGATTTCGACGCCGCAGGCCATGCGCTGAGCATCGAGGAAAAGCCAGAAGTGCCGCGGTCGAACCACGCGGTGGTGGGCTTGTACTTTTATGACAATTCCGTCGTGGAGATAGCCAAGGGCATCGAGCCCAGCGGCCGCGGTGAACTGGAAATCACGGCGGTAAACGAGGAGTACCTGCGCCGCGGCGAGCTCAATGTGCAGCGCCTGCACCGCGGCAGCGTGTGGCTCGATACGGGAACGGTGGACTCGATGAGCGAGGCCTCCGCCTACGTCGAGGTGATGCAAAAGCGCACCGGCATCGTTATTGGCTCACCAGAAGTGGCCGCCTTCGAAGCGGGCTTCATCGACCGCGCCCAGCTAGAAAAACTCGCCGAGCCGTTGCTTAAGTCCGGCTACGGCGAGTACCTGCGGGCGTACTAG
- the rfbD gene encoding dTDP-4-dehydrorhamnose reductase translates to MRITETAIPGLLIIDLDVHGDNRGWFKENWQREKFTGLAPELASFQPVQNNISFNHAGATRGLHAEPWDKLVSVAQGKIFGAWCDLREGSDSFGEVVTHEVGPETAVFVPRGVANGFQALEETSYCYLVNEHWSAEARYAAVNLNIVDWPLEPTEISEKDKQHPALKDVSPMPARRILVTGANGQLGRALKRLLADAELCTHADFDITDPPERNWKQYSAIINCAAYNDVNGAENDRAAAWAVNAEAPARLARIAAENQLTLVHVSSDYIFDGTNEVHTEEELPSPLSAYGASKAAGDTAAQTAPQHYVIRTSWVFGEGENFMSTMRRLANKGVEPKVIHDQRGRPTFAEDLAKGIVHLLKSGAEYGVYNLSNSGDTVGRDEIAMAVFIGLGHDPAEVTPVSTEQYREIAGPEAPRPKESTLALDKIEATGFKPPNWRAALALYLALYPED, encoded by the coding sequence ATGCGTATTACCGAAACCGCCATCCCGGGGCTGCTCATCATCGACCTCGACGTGCACGGCGATAACCGCGGCTGGTTCAAGGAGAATTGGCAACGCGAAAAATTCACCGGCCTCGCGCCCGAGCTCGCGAGCTTCCAGCCGGTGCAGAACAATATCTCTTTCAACCACGCCGGTGCGACGCGCGGCCTGCACGCTGAGCCGTGGGACAAGCTCGTCTCGGTGGCGCAGGGCAAGATTTTCGGCGCATGGTGCGACTTGCGCGAGGGGTCAGATAGCTTTGGCGAGGTCGTCACCCACGAGGTAGGGCCGGAGACTGCGGTGTTTGTCCCACGGGGCGTCGCCAATGGCTTTCAAGCTCTGGAGGAAACCTCCTACTGCTACCTGGTGAATGAGCACTGGTCGGCCGAAGCTCGCTACGCCGCGGTGAACCTCAACATCGTGGACTGGCCGCTGGAGCCCACCGAGATTTCGGAGAAGGACAAGCAGCACCCCGCTCTTAAAGACGTGAGCCCGATGCCCGCCCGGCGCATCCTCGTCACCGGCGCGAACGGGCAGTTGGGGCGGGCGCTCAAACGCCTGCTTGCCGATGCTGAATTGTGTACCCACGCCGACTTCGATATCACCGACCCACCAGAACGGAATTGGAAGCAGTACTCCGCCATCATCAATTGCGCGGCGTATAACGACGTCAACGGTGCCGAAAACGACCGCGCCGCCGCCTGGGCCGTCAATGCGGAAGCGCCCGCACGGCTGGCGCGCATCGCCGCGGAGAACCAACTCACGCTGGTGCATGTGTCGAGCGACTATATCTTCGACGGCACCAACGAGGTCCACACCGAGGAGGAATTGCCGTCGCCGCTGAGTGCGTATGGGGCGTCGAAAGCCGCGGGCGATACCGCCGCGCAGACCGCGCCGCAGCACTACGTCATCCGCACCTCGTGGGTGTTCGGCGAGGGCGAGAATTTCATGTCCACCATGCGCCGGCTGGCCAATAAGGGAGTGGAGCCGAAAGTCATCCATGACCAGCGCGGGCGGCCCACGTTTGCCGAGGACCTTGCCAAGGGCATCGTCCACCTGCTTAAATCCGGAGCGGAGTACGGCGTGTATAACCTCTCCAACTCGGGCGATACCGTGGGCCGCGATGAGATTGCCATGGCCGTGTTCATCGGGCTCGGCCACGACCCGGCCGAGGTCACTCCGGTAAGCACCGAGCAATACCGCGAGATCGCGGGCCCCGAGGCGCCGCGCCCCAAGGAGTCGACGCTTGCGCTAGATAAAATCGAGGCTACGGGCTTCAAGCCGCCGAATTGGCGCGCGGCCCTTGCCCTGTACTTGGCGCTGTACCCGGAGGATTAA